In Drosophila pseudoobscura strain MV-25-SWS-2005 chromosome 4, UCI_Dpse_MV25, whole genome shotgun sequence, the following proteins share a genomic window:
- the LOC4817231 gene encoding uncharacterized protein, with protein MESFWQELKSLLKTLLCFVVAVMLMPLLLLSFLCAHFGNELVNYILSIKYPNLTISKSKKIRTLIDTQKNAGIFHFLLQVEGACDFELIKRSYAQHLTDLRDKTGMVRFPKLRQKLVNCWGHYAWVNDSSGFNINNHVLLSTHKYRGRPVNDSNIQDYVSELATKYIPSDLPQWQVIVIPSSDSTQPYYILIKLHHLIIAEEEDLHVGEMLLLHDTTEKKTVMTLNDGVLGQSPSQQLSHFVRQPEHISRLVKHLMHLVICRWQQFIYEFESLETPDGASSSIQVRSLSQLLSLILIVLVNVVLGYWRSRSKLLKLKRRSSGYRNDVGRLMTIRLLLRRELEHRNLSWTVARMALYNSLQPTNLAKVWTRFMWRFNMNHVLLLPYHFYCEALAMRDVLLRGQTSYTSTYCARLHLYVPLLLYAQLELVKICWELFKAPRNIYEVLFEQPTKELNILHKKSYAGRKIVSFSRSIDGTQLRERHRDRFNDQLRESDFSLTCLAGAVHDYFNTFSDLAPVPSLLNTTCRTISKGYFTDRRGDKSDNIGGVVFLQLPLRQPDVEHARHLHGIVECIRQQQIMIYLASIGQTKYSMLTALLPHVLTKIFINFFSYNFPITITEIYGSSAEFQSTWGQRVQDVLLFRPPQSKTCLSLNLHRFGDKYRLAIMADTHLAPDHTIITRSFERYMETVTL; from the exons ATGGAAAG CTTCTGGCAAGAGTTGAAATCGCTGTTGAAGACCTTACTGTGCTTTGTTGTGGCTGTGATGCTAATGCCTTTGCTGCTGTTATCGTTTCTAT GCGCACACTTTGGCAACGAGCTGGTGAACTACATTCTGAGTATCAAGTATCCCAACCTGACTATCTCCAAGTCGAAGAAGATTCGCACTTTGATCGACACCCAGAAGAATGCCGGCATCTTTCACTTTCTGCTGCAGGTGGAGGGAGCCTGCGACTTTGAGCTGATCAAGCGATCGTATGCCCAACACCTCACGGACCTGCGGGACAAGACGGGAATGGTGAGGTTCCCGAAGCTAAGACAGAAGCTGGTCAACTGTTGGGGTCACTATGCCTGGGTGAATGATAGCAG TGGTTTCAACATCAACAACCATGTACTACTCAGCACCCACAAGTACCGGGGACGCCCTGTCAACGACTCCAATATCCAGGATTACGTGAGCGAGCTGGCCACCAAGTACATACCCTCTGACCTGCCTCAATGGCAGGTGATTGTAATACCCAGCTCCGACAGCACCCAGCCCTACTACATCCTGATCAAACTGCACCATTTAATCAtcgccgaggaggaggatctGCATGTGGGGGAGATGCTCTTGCTGCACGACACCACGGAGAAGAAGACCGTGATGACCCTGAACGATGGTGTTCTGGGCCAGAGTCCATCACAACAACTGTCCCACTTTGTGCGGCAGCCAGAGCACATCAGTCGACTGGTCAAACATCTGATGCACTTGGTCATCTGTCGCTGGCAGCAGTTCATCTACGAATTCGAGTCCCTGGAGACGCCCGATGGCGCCTCATCCAGCATCCAGGTGCGGTCTCTCAGCCAGCTCTTGTCCCTGATCCTTATTGTGCTGGTGAATGTGGTTCTGGGGTACTGGCGGAGTCGCTCAAAGCTCCTCAAGTTGAAGCGACGTTCCAGTGGCTATAGGAATGATGTGGGCCGCCTGATGACGATTCGATTGCTGCTCAGAAGGGAGCTGGAGCATCGCAATCTCAGCTGGACGGTGGCCAGAATGGCCCTGTACAATAGTCTGCAGCCCACGAATCTGGCCAAGGTCTGGACCCGCTTCATGTGGCGCTTCAATATGAACCATGTGCTGCTCCTGCCCTACCACTTCTACTGCGAGGCCCTGGCCATGCGGGATGTCCTGCTGAGAGGCCAGACCAGCTACACATCCACCTACTGTGCCCGGCTGCATCTGTATGTGCCGCTCCTGCTGTACGCCCAACTGGAGCTGGTCAAGATCTGCTGGGAACTGTTCAAGGCGCCCCGTAACATCTATGAGGTGCTGTTCGAACAGCCCACCAAGGAGTTGAATATTCTGCACAAGAAATCCTATGCGGGCAGGAAAATAGTCTCCTTCAGTCGCTCTATAGATGGCACCCAGCTGAGGGAACGACATCGGGACAGATTTAACGATCAGCTGCGAGAATCGGACTTTAGTCTCACGTGTCTGGCCGGCGCCGTACATGATTACTTCAACAccttctccgatctggcgccagtGCCTTCGCTTTTGAACACTACTTGTAGGACCATTTCTAAGGGATACTTTACCGATCGCCGAGGGGACAAAAGCGATAATATAGGTGGTGTGGTTTTtctgcagctgccactgcgTCAGCCAGATGTGGAGCATGCCCGTCATTTGCACGGAATTGTGGAGTgcatcaggcagcagcagatcatGATCTATTTGGCCTCAATCGGTCAGACCAAGTACAGCATGCTAACGGCCCTCCTACCGCATGTCCTTACCAAGATCTTCATCAACTTCTTCTCGTATAATTTTCCAATTACGATCACAGAGATCTATGGGTCCTCGGCCGAGTTCCAGTCGACTTGGGGCCAGAGGGTTCAGGATGTGCTACTCTTCAGGCCCCCCCAATCGAAGACTTGCCTTTCCCTGAATCTCCATCGCTTCGGAGATAAGTACAGGCTGGCTATTATGGCAGACACACATCTGGCCCCGGATCACACGATCATAACACGATCTTTCGAACGATATATGGAAACAGTAACACTCTGA
- the LOC26533885 gene encoding putative leucine-rich repeat-containing protein DDB_G0290503 gives MDTDDRKCCSNSQDEMPPQSKKKLRKKVHKILSPSDLRTLQWLTEKTPIQEKTKVQKTHHRSVLVQRSSNPDKIMHSHANPHTDTHAEDDQNRQSTSKMMQKHLQKEYQKPPKKDPHEDPLQKATHDQFKQKQPEEYRVSAYHNSIKKHSHENPPTETQIEDDQNRQSTSKMMQKNLQKVYQKHPKKDPYEDHTQKPCQDQINQKPPEEYRVSAYYNSIKKHSHENPPTETQTKDDQNRQSTSKTMQKNLQKVYQKPPKKDPYKDHTQKPCQDQLKQKPSEEYRVSLNHKSTKKNYPESPQNMQQSLPQSSDEQPPKNPDNIMQQYLQTEYQKPPKKDPYEDHTQKPCQDQINQKSPEEYRVSAYYNSIKKHSHENPPTETQTEDDQNRLSTSKMMPKNLQKVYQKPPKKDPYEDHTQKPCQDQLKQKPSEEYRVYAYHNSIKKHSIENPPTETQIEDDQNRQSTSKMMQKNLQKLYQKHHKKDPYEDHTQKPCQDQLKQKPSEEYRVYAYHNSIKKHSHENPPTETQTEDDQNRQSTSKMMQKNLQKVYQKPPKKDPYKDHAQKPCQDQLKQKPSEEYRVSAYHNSIKKHSHENPPMETQTEDDQNRQSTSKTMQKNLQKVYQKPPKKDPYEDHTQKPCRDQINQKPPEEYRVSAYYNSIKKHSHENPPTETQTKDDQNRQSTSKTMQKNLQKVYQKPPKKDPYEDHTQKPCQDQLKQKPSEEYRVSLNHKSTKKNYPERPQNMQKSLQQSANEQPPKNPDNIMQQNLQTEYQKPPKKDPYEDHPQKPCQNQINQKPSEEYRVSLNHKSTKKNYPERPQNMQKSLQQSSNEQHPKNPDNIMQQSLQTEYQKPPKKDPYENHAQKPCQNQINQKPSEEYRVSLNHNSTKKNYPERPQNIQKSLQQSSNEQPPKNPDNIMQQNLQTEYQKPPKKDPYKDHTQKPCQNQINQKPSEEYRVSLNHNSTKKNYPERPQNMQKSLQQSSNEQPPKNPDNIMQQNLQTEYQKPPKKDPYKDHTQKPCQDQLKQKPSEEYRVSLNHKSTKKSYPESPQNMQQSLQQSYDEQPPKNPDNFMQQNLQTEYQKPPKKDPYEDHPQKPCQNQINQKPSEEYRVSLNHKSTKKNYPESPQNMQQSLQQSSDEQPPKNPDNFMQQNLQTEYQKPPKKDPYKDHTQKPCQDQLKQKPSEEYRVSLNHKSTKKNYSESPQNMQQSLQQSSNEQQSQSNQSQKQRFSNAPQEQAQLNLRANKWIHSESSSKTTVVPVTGSQCNVRLVPASPELAKENAIDVLYRSGDHLQPSFMVDKTKEHFPDSAVELNKNTSDNHMECECCEKENPEMGSKYKLFRDENQMPCTETNSSRSNQISVRDGNELLSLVRNEIELQSVFMKFTDDLVLHAKKMGFLAQDHPQKPCQDQFKQQSQEECKESFFCNSSKQQSHSNQSQKQSFSNAPQELSANKSDTLSMKKKAQEKVLLGIIDQIVSSKVISPMVHKIQKQYIQNLRHEISLVDYLERVPVLVSEVCKGAVNLEESKVSK, from the exons ATGGATACAGATGATCGCAAGTGTTGCTCGAATTCAC AGGATGAGATGCCGCCACAGAGCAAGAAAAAGCTACGGAAGAAAGTCCATAAGATTCTATCTCCTAGTGATCTAAGAACATTGCAATGGCTTACGGAGAAAACTCCAATCCAGGAGAAGACTAAGGTTCAGAAAACACATCACAGATCTGTCCTAGTGCAGCGGTCCAGTAATCCTGACAAGATTATGCATTCGCATGCGAATCCTCACACTGATACCCATGCAGAGGATGATCAGAATCGGCAGAGCACCTCCAAGATGATGCAGAAACATCTGCAGAAAGAATACCAGAAGCCCCCTAAGAAAGATCCACATGAGGATCCTCTTCAGAAGGCGACTCATGATCAGTTCAAGCAGAAGCAACCGGAGGAGTATCGAGTGTCTGCATATCATAATTCTATAAAGAAGCATTCGCATGAGAATCCTCCCACGGAAACCCAGATAGAGGACGATCAGAATCGCCAAAGTACCTCCAAGATGATGCAGAAAAATCTGCAGAAAGTATACCAGAAACACCCTAAGAAGGATCCGTATGAGGATCATACTCAGAAGCCGTGTCAAGATCAGATCAATCAGAAGCCACCGGAGGAGTATCGAGTGTCTGCGTATTATAATTCTATAAAGAAGCACTCGCATGAGAATCCTCCCACGGAAACCCAGACAAAAGATGATCAGAATCGCCAGAGTACCTCCAAGACGATGCAGAAAAATCTGCAGAAAGTATACCAGAAACCCCCTAAGAAGGATCCGTATAAGGATCATACTCAGAAGCCGTGTCAAGATCAGCTCAAGCAGAAACCATCGGAGGAGTATCGGGTGTCTCTGAATCATAAATCTACAAAGAAGAATTATCCTGAAAGCCCACAGAATATGCAGCAGTCCTTGCCACAGTCATCTGATGAGCAGCCCCCTAAAAATCCAGACAATATTATGCAGCAATATCTGCAGACGGAATACCAGAAGCCCCCTAAGAAGGATCCGTATGAGGATCATACTCAGAAGCCGTGTCAAGATCAGATCAATCAAAAGTCACCGGAGGAGTATCGAGTGTCTGCGTATtataattctataaaaaagCACTCGCATGAGAATCCTCCCACGGAAACCCAGACAGAGGATGATCAGAATCGCCTGAGTACCTCCAAGATGATGCCGAAAAATCTGCAGAAAGTATACCAGAAACCCCCTAAGAAGGATCCGTATGAGGATCATACTCAGAAGCCGTGTCAAGATCAGCTCAAGCAGAAACCATCGGAGGAGTATCGGGTGTATGCGTATCATAATTCTATAAAGAAGCATTCCATTGAGAATCCTCCCACGGAAACCCAGATAGAGGACGATCAGAATCGCCAGAGTACCTCCAAGATGATGCAGAAAAATCTGCAAAAATTATACCAGAAACACCATAAGAAGGATCCGTATGAGGATCATACTCAGAAGCCGTGTCAAGATCAGCTCAAGCAGAAACCATCGGAGGAGTATCGGGTGTATGCGTATCATAATTCTATAAAGAAGCACTCGCATGAGAATCCTCCCACGGAAACCCAGACAGAGGATGATCAGAATCGCCAGAGTACCTCCAAGATGATGCAGAAAAATCTGCAGAAAGTATACCAGAAACCCCCTAAGAAGGATCCGTATAAGGATCATGCTCAGAAGCCGTGTCAAGATCAGCTCAAGCAGAAACCATCGGAGGAGTATCGGGTGTCTGCGTATCATAATTCTATAAAGAAGCACTCGCATGAGAATCCTCCCATGGAAACCCAGACAGAGGATGATCAGAATCGCCAGAGTACCTCCAAGACGATGCAGAAAAATCTGCAGAAAGTATACCAGAAACCCCCTAAGAAGGATCCGTATGAGGATCATACTCAGAAGCCGTGTCGAGATCAGATCAATCAGAAGCCACCGGAGGAGTATCGAGTGTCTGCGTATTATAATTCTATAAAGAAGCACTCGCATGAGAATCCTCCCACGGAAACCCAGACAAAAGATGATCAGAATCGCCAGAGTACCTCCAAGACGATGCAGAAAAATCTGCAGAAAGTATACCAGAAGCCCCCTAAGAAGGATCCGTATGAGGATCATACTCAGAAGCCGTGTCAAGATCAGCTCAAGCAGAAACCATCGGAGGAGTATCGGGTGTCTCTGAATCATAAATCTACAAAGAAGAATTATCCTGAAAGGCCTCAGAATATGCAAAAGTCCTTACAACAGTCAGCTAATGAGCAGCCTCCTAAAAATCCAGACAATATTATGCAGCAAAATCTGCAGACGGAATACCAGAAACCCCCTAAGAAGGATCCGTATGAGGATCATCCTCAGAAGCCGTGTCAAAATCAGATCAATCAGAAGCCATCGGAGGAGTATCGGGTGTCTCTGAATCATAAATCTACAAAGAAGAATTATCCTGAAAGGCCTCAGAATATGCAAAAGTCCTTACAACAGTCATCTAATGAGCAGCATCCTAAAAATCCAGACAATATTATGCAGCAAAGTCTGCAGACGGAATACCAGAAACCCCCTAAGAAGGATCCGTATGAGAATCATGCTCAGAAGCCGTGTCAAAATCAGATCAATCAGAAGCCATCGGAGGAGTATCGGGTGTCTCTGAATCATAATTCTACAAAGAAGAATTATCCTGAAAGGCCTCAGAATATTCAAAAGTCCTTACAACAGTCATCTAATGAGCAGCCTCCTAAAAATCCAGACAATATTATGCAGCAAAATCTGCAGACGGAGTACCAGAAACCCCCTAAGAAGGATCCGTATAAGGATCATACTCAGAAGCCGTGTCAAAATCAGATCAATCAGAAGCCATCGGAGGAGTATCGGGTGTCTCTGAATCATAATTCTACAAAGAAGAATTATCCTGAAAGGCCTCAGAATATGCAAAAGTCCTTACAACAGTCATCTAATGAGCAGCCGCCTAAAAATCCAGACAATATTATGCAGCAAAATCTGCAGACGGAGTACCAGAAACCCCCTAAGAAGGATCCGTATAAGGATCATACTCAGAAGCCGTGTCAAGATCAGCTCAAGCAGAAACCATCGGAGGAGTATCGGGTGTCTCTGAATCATAAATCTACAAAGAAGAGTTATCCTGAAAGCCCTCAGAATATGCAGCAGTCCTTGCAACAGTCATATGATGAGCAGCCCCCTAAAAATCCAGACAATTTTATGCAGCAAAATCTGCAGACGGAATACCAGAAACCCCCTAAGAAGGATCCGTATGAGGATCATCCTCAAAAGCCGTGTCAAAATCAGATCAATCAGAAGCCATCGGAGGAGTATCGGGTGTCTCTGAATCATAAATCTACAAAGAAGAATTATCCTGAAAGCCCTCAGAATATGCAGCAGTCCTTGCAACAGTCATCTGATGAGCAGCCCCCTAAAAATCCAGACAATTTTATGCAGCAAAATCTGCAGACGGAGTACCAGAAACCCCCTAAGAAGGATCCGTATAAGGATCATACTCAGAAGCCGTGTCAAGATCAGCTCAAGCAGAAACCATCGGAGGAGTATCGGGTGTCTCTGAATCATAAATCTACAAAGAAGAATTATTCTGAAAGCCCTCAGAATATGCAGCAGTCCTTACAACAGTCATCTAATGAGCAACAGTCGCAGTCGAATCAATCACAGAAGCAGCGTTTCTCGAATGCTCCTCAGGAGCAGGCACAGCTTAATCTACGCGCGAATAAATGGATTCATAGCGAAAGCAGCTCAAAAACTACAGTCGTCCCAGTGACAGGTTCTCAGTGCAATGTCCGCCTGGTACCGGCAAGCCCAGAGTTAGCCAAAGAGAATGCTATCGACGTGCTTTATAGGAGCGGGGACCATCTCCAACCATCATTCATGGTCGATAAAACCAAGGAACATTTTCCAGATTCTGCCGTTGAACTGAATAAGAATACATCGGATAATCACATGGAATGCGAGTGTTGCGAAAAGGAGAACCCCGAGATGGGATCCAAATACAAGCTGTTCAGAGACGAGAATCAGATGCCTTGTACGGAGACCAATTCCTCTAGATCGAATCAAATCAGTGTGAGGGACGGGAACGAGCTGCTTTCCTTGGTCCGCAACGAGATAGAATTGCAATCGGTTTTTATGAAATTTACTGATGATCTGGTGTTGCATGCAAAGAAGATGGGCTTTTTGGCTCAGGATCATCCTCAGAAGCCGTGTCAAGATCAGTTCAAGCAGCAATCGCAGGAAGAGTGTAAGGAGTCATTCTTTTGCAATTCTTCTAAACAACAGTCGCATTCGAATCAATCACAGAAGCAGAGTTTCTCGAATGCTCCTCAGGAGCTGTCTGCTAACAAATCGGACACCTTGAGTATGAAGAAGAAAGCCCAGGAGAAGGTGCTTCTGGGGATAATAGATCAAATAGTGAGTTCGAAGGTCATCAGTCCCATGGTTCACAAGATACAAAAACAGTATATTCAAAATCTACGACACGAGATCTCTCTGGTGGATTATTTGGAGCGGGTGCCGGTTCTCGTCAGTGAGGTCTGTAAGGGAGCAGTTAATTTGGAAGAGAGCAAAGTTTCAAAATAA
- the LOC4817012 gene encoding uncharacterized protein — MQQPQRFIPSVSDLYGTDEIELLLDEIRELELEPVCCQLDDEQDFEIAGSRAGELSLSLESPLGTCTSWDSHANYKQRSGATPLPWGVALHCDPQHLKTPTGIVRILLVLSSAACLACECSAGTVQVGLFLLPLIGRLRLMVFCALFSLLITCLMLFLDISHIALMFPFNWTKVNTWMYLSIGLIFILSSTLLVHMVLCATEYTWVSKHSRDTLLATGIIGYVCALEAFLLSGIASWPWTQYRQVPDDASELFIEDREMTPMSPIICSTELHATPYRNGNAAVSEDLYNQQQQQSSYNQKPYIPAKRPNELNNQRPALGHTQTARTKPNQRYREGYHYHTSRQSPTFVLGDDQGAGPSTSRSNDNSSA; from the exons ATGCAACAACCCCAACGTTTCATACCGTCTGTATCTGATCTATATGGCACGGACGAGATAGAACTGCTGCTGGACGAGATACgtgagctggagctggagccggtcTGCTGTCAGCTGGACGATGAGCAGGACTTTGAAATAGCTGGCAGCAGGGCCGGCGAGCTCTCGCTATCCCTCGAATCGCCGCTGGGCACATGCACCTCCTGGGACTCGCATGCCAACTACAAACAGCGCAGCGGAGCGACACCGCTGCCATGGGGCGTTGCCCTACACTGTGATCCGCAACACTTGAAAACGCCTACAGGGATTGTGCGCATACTATTGGTG TTATCCTCGGCCGCCTGCCTGGCCTGCGAATGCTCTGCGGGCACGGTACAGGTGGGCCTCTTTCTACTGCCACTCATCGGACGCCTGAGACTGATGGTCTTCTGTGCGCTCTTCTCGCTACTCATCACATGTCTCATGCTCTTTCTGGATATATCGCATATAGCTCTCATGTTTCCATTCAATTGGACTAAAGTG AATACGTGGATGTACCTGAGTATTGGtttgatatttattttgaGCTCCACATTACTTGTCCACATGGTCCTCTGTGCCACTGAATACACATGGGTATCCAAGCATTCCAGGGACACACTATTAGCCACAGGC ATTATTGGATATGTGTGCGCCTTGGAGGCATTTCTTTTGTCGGGCATCGCATCCTGGCCATGGACTCAGTACCGTCAGGTGCCCGACGATGCCAGCGAATTGTTTATCGAGGATCGCGAAATGACACCGATGAGTCCCATTATTTGTAGCACCGAACTGCATGCGACGCCATATCGGAATGGCAATGCAGCAGTATCGGAGGATCTATataaccaacaacaacaacaatcgtcCTATAATCAAAAGCCTTATATACCTG CCAAACGACCCAATGAGCTCAACAACCAGCGTCCAGCATTGGGTCACACACAAACCGCACGgacaaaacccaatcaacgTTATCGAGAGGGCTATCACTATCACACATCCCGCCAGAGTCCCACATTCGTGTTAGGCGATGATCAGGGTGCCGGTCCATCCACGTCCCGTTCCAATGATAATTCTAGTGCGTGA
- the Cep97 gene encoding centrosomal protein of 97 kDa, translating to MSGDEGGCSEKQTLNLSKQKLKKVPKQEDAHNIRKLILDENELQKIDNIDSYLKIETLSLAKNQLLRMYGVCRLHCLRELNLSFNGILSIEGLKDCQHLRVLNLEGNNIKTIEHLNTNVALECLNLAENSVTSISDISYLCNLKELYLHGNRLTHLRQCDKYLPTSLETLTLAKNNIDDLNEICTLSHLSNLQSLSITENGCVNMALGPNSVDGFDYRPFVLNWCMSLKCIDGYAVDPIESLKAEWLYSQGRGRQFRVGEQLALAKHLSTFCPLVGKALENEDDRKLRLILSKAQHHQRQLQEEIMDNHANSSANTSPSSHRRKPTSRIQSPRFSRLSGRQGSPESMVNSYHGNSSSNSSINDNGSLNHSLQMSISLIENIKNDGDFQLAGSGMSSSVTTKTYNSTESTPRNITPNPYNDQTFLSQPPAGGPLAAASKMVPVPETLMSPDVCPAAVAQRVTVSALNSQLHKTKINKNKDNKLNLPRVRSPLLKRTQSPTSSPRKVAPRTTDRVQQEMTSTTTTAVDSGGCSTDDDGEQMNIDKLRTIRKMAAQRNQQQQQQQQQQQQLVDNSSQNCTDRLIEHMTESSAVIIQKMWRGYYTRKKHNPDIAEKLQRRRVQEYIEQLSKDMRLTKAQLENERKIQQLQMQAINALWKKVSTMHVVDPKAAGQVAAVQGTVSGEDSSAPVSLDHNSASVVNDLAKRCTMLTDQVQQLRSSIGTIVNCLTMVCNLPQYALISNPEPDAQVPVSEQRDCSSTQTDLIAVHTPQMEDLTNFPFTKPRPSTLALESKIEALPFKQMEPDDGEQKEHDESVEANA from the exons ATGAGCG GCGACGAAGGCGGCTGCAGCGAGAAGCAGACCCTGAACCTGTCCAAGCAGAAGCTGAAGAAGGTGCCCAAGCAGGAAGATGCCCACAACATACGCAAGCTGATACTGGACGAGAATGAGCTGCAGAAAATAGACAACATTGACTCGTACCTCAAGATAGAAACG CTGTCGCTGGCGAAAAACCAATTGCTGCGCATGTATGGCGTGTGCCGGCTGCACTGTCTGCGCGAGCTAAACCTCTCCTTCAATGGCATTCTCTCCATCGAGGGCCTGAAGGATTGCCAGCATTTGCGAGTGCTCAATTTAGAGGGCAACAACATCAAGACCATCGAACATCTCAACACGAATGTGGCGCTGGAGTGCCTTAATCTGGCGGAGAATAGCGTCACCAGCATATCGGACATCTCATATCTGTGCAACCTCAAGGAGCTCTACCTGCACGGCAATCGTCTGACGCATCTGCGGCAATGCGACAAGTACTTGCCCACTTCCCTGGAGACTCTAACGCTGGCCAAGAACAACATCGACGACTTGAACGAGATCTGCACGCTGTCGCATCTGAGCAATCTGCAGAGCCTCTCCATCACCGAGAATGGCTGTGTGAACATGGCCCTGGGTCCCAACAGCGTGGA CGGCTTTGACTATCGACCTTTTGTCTTGAATTGGTGCATGAGCCTCAAGTGCATTGACGGCTATGCGGTGGATCCCATCGAGAGCCTCAAGGCCGAGTGGCTCTACAGCCAGGGACGGGGCCGCCAGTTCCGTGTGGGCGAGCAGCTCGCTCTGGCCAAGCATCTGAGCACTTTCTGTCCGCTGGTGGGCAAGGCCTTGGAGAACGAAGACGATCGCAAGCTGCGCCTAATCCTAAGCAAGGCGCAGCATCATCAGCGCCAGCTGCAGGAAGAGATCATGGACAATCATGCGAATAGCTCGGCCAACACTTCACCCTCATCTCATCGCCGGAAGCCCACGAGTCGTATACAGTCACCCAGAT TCTCCCGCTTGAGTGGCCGCCAGGGCTCGCCCGAGTCCATGGTTAACAGCTATcatggcaacagcagcagcaatagcagcatCAACGATAATGGTTCCCTCAATCATTCGCTGCAGATGAGCATTTCGCTAATCGAGAACATCAAGAACGATGGCGACTTCCAGCTGGCCGGCAGCGGTATGTCCAGCAGCGTGACCACCAAGACCTACAACTCAACGGAATCAACGCCTCGCAATATAACGCCAAATCCCTATAATG ATCAAACATTCCTCAGTCAGCCGCCTGCGGGTGGTCCCTTGGCTGCTGCCTCGAAAATGGTGCCCGTGCCGGAGACTCTGATGAGTCCCGATGTCTGTCCCGCCGCCGTTGCCCAACGGGTGACGGTCAGTGCTCTCAACTCGCAGTTGCACAAAAcgaaaatcaacaaaaacaaag ACAACAAACTGAATTTGCCCCGCGTGCGTAGTCCCCTGCTGAAGCGCACCCAGAGTCCCACCAGCAGTCCACGAAAGGTGGCCCCTAGAACAACAGACAGAGTGCAGCAGGAGATGActtcgacgacgacgacggcggtGGATTCGGGAGGTTGCAGTACGGATGATGATGGCGAGCAGATGAACATCGACAAGTTGAGGACCATTAGGAAGATGGCTGCCCAGAggaatcagcagcagcagcaacaacaacagcagcagcagcagctggtggaCAACAGCAGTCAGAACTGTACGGATCGGTTGATAGAGCACATGACGGAGTCATCGGCGGTTATTATACAGAAAATGTGGCGTGGCTATTATACCCGTAAGAAACACAATCCCGATATTGCAGAGAAGCTACAGAGACGCCGCGTGCAGGAGTACATTGA GCAACTCAGCAAAGACATGCGGCTGACCAAGGCGCAGCTGGAGAACGAGCGCAAGATCCAACAGCTGCAAATGCAGGCCATCAATGCGCTGTGGAAGAAGGTGTCCACCATGCATGTGGTGGATCCTAAGGCAGCAGGACAAGTCGCCGCAGTCCAGGGCACAGTTTCGGGCGAGGATTCCAGTGCCCCCGTGAGTCTTGATCATAACTCGGCCTCTGTGGTCAACGATCTGGCCAAGCGCTGTACCATGCTGACGGACCAGGTGCAGCAGCTGCGCAGCTCGATCGGAACGATTGTCAACTGCCTGACGATGGTGTGTAATCTGCCACAGTATGCTCTCATTAGCAATCCCGAACCTGATGCCCAGGTGCCCGTGTCGGAGCAGCGCGACTGTAGCTCCACGCAAACCGATCTGATTGCCGTACACACGCCACAGATGGAGGACCTAACGAACTTTCCGTTCACCAAACCGCGACCGTCTACCTTGGCGTTGGAGTCCAAGATCGAGGCGTTGCCTTTCAAGCAGATGGAGCCGGACGATGGCGAGCAAAAGGAGCATGATGAATCGGTGGAGGCGAATGCATAA